The Vibrio aerogenes nucleotide sequence TTTTTGTAAAATGAGCAATCTGTTCTGGTGACATATATTCTTCACCAGGTTTTTCCTGATATGGCTCAAGTCCTGCAATGGCTAGGATGCCTAGCGATTTCTTTTTGGATTCTGTCATACAGCATCTCCCTACGAACACCTAGTCAACTGCGAGTGCAGTTCATATTAAGGCGGCTATCTATAGCAAAAAGAGTTTGGTGTGGCAAACACTCTGGTACAAACTTGTTTATATTGTGCAGACAGTATCAATTTTTTACCAATTACTGGTTCAACTGAACTGCAGAAACGAGTTTTATCTCATGTTTGGAAAGTATAGCCTTGTAGCATATGACTTCCACGCCTTCTTCTCGTGCCTCTTGAAGTAAATCTGAATAATTTGCATCTATATGGTGTGCCGGCGAGACTTTTTCAATCCCTGAATGTAAAACAGCAAAAAGAAGTACGGCCCGGTGTCCATTTCGAGCAACATCGATCAATTCCCTGAGGTGTTTCTGCCCCCGGAGGGTTTTTGCATCAGGAAAAAATCCCTGTCCTGTGCTGCAACCTTCCCGGATATGGTTATCAAGCAGAGTCACGCTCTTGACTTCGACATAACAATCAGGTTGTGATGGCGAAGACAAGAAGATATCAATCCGGCTGTTCTCTTGTCCATATCTAACTTCGGTTTTTAATTGATCATACCCCTGAAGTTCCTCGATCACCCCGGAAAGAATCGCTTCTTTGACTAAAATATTTGCACGTTGTGTATTAACACAGATGAAATGATTATCGGTCGTCTGGGTTAACTCCCAGCTGCAAGGGTATTTTCTTTTTGGGTTGTCGGATGTGGAGTACCACACGGTACTGCCCGGTTCCGCACAACCTGTCATCGCACCGGTATTGGCACAATGTATTGTCATGACATGCCCATCCGGTCGCTGA carries:
- the sfsA gene encoding DNA/RNA nuclease SfsA; its protein translation is MQYEPSLNSALLLKRYKRFLADVQRPDGHVMTIHCANTGAMTGCAEPGSTVWYSTSDNPKRKYPCSWELTQTTDNHFICVNTQRANILVKEAILSGVIEELQGYDQLKTEVRYGQENSRIDIFLSSPSQPDCYVEVKSVTLLDNHIREGCSTGQGFFPDAKTLRGQKHLRELIDVARNGHRAVLLFAVLHSGIEKVSPAHHIDANYSDLLQEAREEGVEVICYKAILSKHEIKLVSAVQLNQ